From one Sulfurovum sp. UBA12169 genomic stretch:
- a CDS encoding UDP-N-acetylmuramoyl-L-alanine--D-glutamate ligase: MKPTLFGYGLTTKAIAHALGGECTFFDDNVKEPYTDEEGNRLFPSHLFDPEASMLEVTTPSLKPTHPLIQNAKHLLSEYDYFLGNEELAMSNEQPTKRPNSHSSLLSTHYSFEGQKPFTIWISGTNGKTTTTQMLTHLLKDRGAVSGGNIGTPLAALSPDAPIWVLETSSFTLHHTHSASPDIYLLLPITPDHLDWHGTPQQYEADKLKPLLTMKEGELALVPKGLHLPKTNAYVVEYDSNEFLGEYFSLDGSKVRFKAAFLQDALLALAVTKVLFDEADYELMNAFVLDAHRQEEFKDARGRLWVNDSKATNLDATIQALKGYADKPIHLIIGGDDKGVDLAPLFESMRALHITLYIIGSNQEKLLALAKTYGINATNTQTIDKAVEAIDKVHTRESIALLSPSAASLDQFTSYKHRGETFMQLVKALA; encoded by the coding sequence ATGAAACCGACACTTTTCGGATACGGACTGACCACCAAGGCGATCGCCCATGCTTTAGGCGGAGAATGCACCTTTTTCGACGACAACGTCAAAGAGCCTTACACGGACGAAGAGGGAAACCGCCTCTTTCCTTCGCATCTCTTTGACCCTGAAGCAAGTATGCTTGAAGTGACCACTCCCAGCCTCAAACCGACCCATCCGCTCATCCAAAACGCCAAACATCTGCTCAGCGAGTATGACTACTTTCTTGGCAACGAGGAGTTGGCAATGAGCAATGAGCAACCGACAAAACGCCCAAACTCTCATTCCTCATTACTCTCTACTCATTACTCATTTGAAGGGCAAAAGCCTTTCACTATTTGGATCAGCGGCACTAACGGCAAAACTACCACCACGCAAATGCTCACGCATCTCTTGAAAGACAGGGGCGCCGTAAGCGGCGGCAATATCGGCACACCCTTGGCGGCGCTCAGCCCTGATGCGCCGATCTGGGTGCTTGAAACCAGTTCTTTTACCCTCCATCACACCCATAGCGCTTCTCCCGACATCTACCTTTTGCTGCCCATCACGCCTGACCATCTGGACTGGCACGGCACCCCGCAGCAGTATGAAGCAGACAAACTCAAACCGCTTTTGACGATGAAAGAAGGGGAGCTTGCGCTGGTTCCCAAAGGGCTGCATCTGCCCAAAACAAACGCCTATGTAGTGGAGTATGACTCGAACGAATTTTTGGGAGAGTACTTCAGCCTTGACGGTTCAAAAGTACGTTTCAAAGCGGCTTTTCTTCAAGATGCGCTTTTGGCCCTTGCTGTGACCAAAGTGCTCTTTGACGAAGCAGACTATGAACTGATGAACGCTTTTGTGCTGGATGCCCACAGGCAAGAAGAGTTCAAAGATGCCCGCGGCAGACTTTGGGTCAACGACTCCAAAGCCACCAACCTCGATGCAACGATCCAGGCACTCAAAGGCTATGCGGACAAACCCATCCACCTCATTATAGGCGGGGATGACAAGGGCGTAGATCTTGCGCCGCTTTTTGAAAGCATGAGAGCACTTCATATTACACTCTACATCATAGGATCCAACCAAGAAAAACTTCTCGCTCTTGCCAAAACCTACGGCATCAATGCAACCAACACACAAACGATCGACAAAGCCGTTGAAGCGATAGACAAAGTACACACCCGCGAAAGCATCGCCCTGCTCTCTCCCTCTGCAGCGAGTCTCGATCAGTTTACTTCCTACAAACACCGAGGCGAAACGTTTATGCAGCTGGTGAAAGCGCTGGCATAG
- a CDS encoding phospho-N-acetylmuramoyl-pentapeptide-transferase, whose translation MLFELSQLLTINLFGYISVRAGFAFFFAFVLTIFAIPRYLAWAASKKANQPISKYVPAHEGKKHTPTMGGAVFIIATLIATLLSAKLSNLYVWGGIVTLLGFGLVGFKDDIGKVLSGNNLEGLTPKGKMALLVLIAVLVAGLLLYAGFPTEFYVPFFKTPLFDLGYFMVLFWVLVFLATTNAVNLTDGLDGLATVPSVIALASLGMILYVTGHAIFSGYLLVPNIKGVGEMTIMAAALAGGLLGFLWYNCYPAEVFMGDTGSLAIGGFLAYLAILGKSEVLLLLIGFIFVIETVSVILQVGSYKLRKERIFLMAPIHHHFELKKWAENKIIVRFWMISFLANLLALISFKFR comes from the coding sequence ATGCTGTTTGAACTTTCACAACTTTTAACTATCAATCTTTTCGGATACATCTCCGTACGTGCAGGTTTTGCATTTTTTTTCGCTTTTGTACTTACGATTTTTGCCATTCCTCGCTATCTCGCCTGGGCTGCCTCCAAAAAAGCCAATCAACCCATTAGCAAATACGTCCCCGCCCATGAAGGCAAAAAACATACCCCTACCATGGGGGGCGCTGTTTTTATCATCGCGACCCTGATCGCCACTTTGCTTTCAGCCAAACTTTCCAATCTTTACGTCTGGGGCGGGATTGTAACGCTTTTGGGGTTTGGGTTGGTCGGATTCAAAGACGATATCGGCAAAGTACTCTCAGGCAACAATCTCGAAGGACTCACGCCCAAAGGTAAAATGGCTCTGTTGGTTCTTATTGCCGTTTTGGTTGCGGGATTGCTTTTGTATGCAGGTTTTCCTACAGAATTTTATGTTCCTTTTTTCAAAACACCTCTTTTTGATCTTGGTTATTTTATGGTTTTATTTTGGGTACTTGTTTTTTTGGCCACTACCAATGCGGTCAACCTCACCGACGGACTGGACGGGCTGGCTACCGTACCCTCGGTGATTGCGCTTGCCTCTTTGGGAATGATCCTCTATGTGACAGGTCATGCCATCTTTAGCGGCTATCTTCTCGTGCCCAATATCAAAGGCGTCGGAGAGATGACCATCATGGCCGCAGCGCTTGCAGGAGGATTGCTTGGATTTTTATGGTACAACTGCTATCCTGCCGAAGTGTTCATGGGAGATACGGGCAGTTTGGCGATCGGCGGTTTTTTGGCCTATCTTGCGATACTGGGCAAAAGCGAGGTACTGCTTCTGCTTATAGGGTTTATCTTTGTCATCGAAACAGTCTCTGTGATTTTACAGGTGGGAAGCTACAAGCTCCGCAAAGAGCGTATCTTTCTGATGGCACCCATACACCACCATTTTGAACTCAAAAAGTGGGCGGAAAACAAGATCATTGTCCGTTTTTGGATGATCTCTTTTCTGGCCAACCTGCTGGCGCTCATCTCATTTAAGTTTAGATAA
- a CDS encoding phosphoglycerate mutase (2,3-diphosphoglycerate-independent), whose protein sequence is MQGQKTVLIITDGIGWKPHSACNAFADAVKPTYDMLFETAPKALISTHGLSVGLPVGQMGNSEVGHMTIGAGRILYQDLVKISLALDDGSIERNEALNETLAKSGRVHLVGLLSDGGVHSHIEHTIGLAKLAKARGKKVFLHLITDGRDVSPVSAKIYIEQIESVCDEDISVATIGGRFFAMDRDNRWERIEKGYRAIAQAAPKSSLAPRAYVDASYAKKETDEFIEPAAFAGYEGMQEGDSVIFTNFRSDRAREIVTALGEKTFDKFERRYIPLHIATMTQYDATFAYPVLFPKESPKNTLAEAISRAGLTQLHVAETEKYAHVTFFMNGGIETPMIGESRVLIPSPDVKTYDMQPQMSAPEVGDAVVTAMDEGYDLIIVNFANGDMVGHTGNYEAARQAVHAVDTELGKIIAKAKEDRYAIVLTSDHGNCEEMCDKEGHILTNHTVGEVWCFVLANGIEKVKEGCGLNNVAPAVLKIMGLEIPREMDEPLI, encoded by the coding sequence ATGCAGGGACAAAAAACAGTTTTGATCATCACGGACGGCATAGGATGGAAACCGCACAGTGCATGCAATGCGTTTGCAGATGCGGTAAAACCGACGTATGATATGCTTTTTGAAACAGCGCCCAAAGCGCTGATTTCTACGCATGGACTGAGCGTGGGGTTACCGGTGGGACAGATGGGAAACTCTGAGGTCGGACACATGACGATAGGTGCAGGAAGAATACTCTATCAAGATCTGGTCAAAATCTCTTTGGCTTTGGACGATGGGAGCATAGAGCGCAATGAAGCTCTCAATGAAACGTTGGCAAAAAGCGGCAGGGTTCACCTTGTAGGGCTTTTAAGCGACGGAGGGGTGCATTCGCATATAGAGCATACGATCGGGCTGGCAAAGCTTGCTAAGGCAAGAGGGAAAAAAGTCTTTTTGCATCTGATCACTGACGGCAGAGATGTAAGCCCTGTTTCTGCAAAAATTTACATAGAGCAGATAGAGTCTGTTTGCGATGAGGATATCTCGGTAGCCACAATCGGCGGGCGTTTTTTTGCGATGGACAGAGACAATCGCTGGGAGAGGATAGAAAAAGGATACAGAGCGATCGCCCAGGCTGCGCCAAAGAGTTCTTTGGCGCCCCGGGCGTATGTAGATGCAAGCTACGCCAAAAAAGAGACTGATGAGTTTATAGAACCTGCTGCTTTTGCCGGATATGAGGGGATGCAAGAAGGCGACAGCGTTATTTTTACCAATTTTCGCTCAGACAGAGCAAGAGAGATTGTTACGGCGTTGGGAGAAAAAACATTTGACAAGTTCGAGCGGCGGTATATCCCGTTGCACATTGCTACCATGACCCAATATGATGCCACATTTGCCTATCCGGTGCTTTTTCCCAAAGAGTCTCCCAAAAATACATTAGCCGAAGCAATAAGCCGTGCAGGATTGACTCAGCTTCATGTTGCAGAAACCGAAAAATATGCCCATGTCACCTTTTTTATGAACGGCGGGATAGAAACACCCATGATAGGAGAGAGTAGGGTGCTTATCCCCAGTCCGGATGTGAAAACGTATGATATGCAGCCTCAGATGTCTGCCCCGGAAGTAGGGGATGCTGTTGTTACGGCGATGGATGAAGGATATGATCTGATTATTGTCAATTTTGCCAATGGTGATATGGTAGGCCATACAGGCAACTATGAAGCAGCACGCCAAGCAGTGCATGCGGTAGATACTGAGCTTGGAAAGATTATTGCTAAAGCCAAAGAGGATAGGTATGCTATTGTTTTGACCAGCGACCACGGAAACTGCGAGGAGATGTGTGACAAAGAAGGACATATCCTTACCAACCATACCGTAGGCGAAGTGTGGTGTTTTGTGCTGGCTAACGGCATAGAGAAGGTCAAAGAAGGGTGCGGCCTGAACAATGTAGCCCCTGCGGTGCTTAAAATTATGGGGCTTGAGATACCCCGGGAGATGGATGAGCCGTTAATTTAA
- a CDS encoding 3-oxoacyl-[acyl-carrier-protein] reductase, producing the protein MKFSGSNVLITGASRGIGAQIAQTLAQMGLKVWINYRSGEAQANAVKSRIESMGGRAEVIGFDVSDEEAFVDAVKHITQTDGELSYLVNNAGITNDKLAMRMKAEEFMSVIEANLKSTFIGCREALKVMGKKRFGSVVNIASIVGETGNAGQTNYAASKGGTIAMTKSFAIEAAPRNIRYNTITPGFIATEMTEVLKDEIKEAFTAKIPLGRFGEPKEVAEAVAFLLSDHASYITGETLKVNGGMYM; encoded by the coding sequence ATGAAATTTTCAGGTTCAAATGTATTGATAACAGGTGCCAGCAGAGGTATCGGGGCACAGATTGCGCAAACGCTGGCTCAAATGGGACTTAAAGTTTGGATCAATTATAGAAGCGGGGAAGCTCAGGCAAATGCAGTCAAATCCCGGATAGAATCTATGGGCGGCAGAGCAGAAGTGATCGGATTTGATGTGAGCGATGAAGAGGCGTTTGTGGATGCTGTAAAACATATCACGCAAACGGACGGTGAACTTTCGTATCTAGTAAATAATGCAGGGATCACCAATGATAAACTGGCCATGCGCATGAAAGCAGAAGAGTTTATGTCTGTGATCGAAGCCAACCTCAAATCAACTTTTATCGGATGCCGTGAAGCGCTCAAAGTGATGGGGAAAAAACGTTTCGGATCGGTAGTAAATATCGCTTCGATTGTGGGTGAGACCGGAAATGCAGGGCAGACAAATTATGCAGCCAGCAAAGGCGGAACGATCGCAATGACCAAAAGTTTTGCTATAGAAGCAGCCCCTAGAAATATCAGATACAACACCATTACTCCGGGGTTTATTGCCACAGAGATGACCGAAGTACTCAAGGATGAAATCAAAGAGGCATTTACTGCCAAGATTCCTTTGGGAAGATTTGGTGAGCCTAAAGAGGTCGCCGAGGCTGTAGCTTTTTTACTTTCTGATCATGCTTCTTATATCACGGGAGAAACTTTGAAGGTGAACGGGGGAATGTATATGTAG
- a CDS encoding two-component system response regulator — MSIRLLVLEDDRLFNETLQDFLEEEGFIIDCALDPYSALDFTYKFKYDIYLFDVNLPYESGFDLLEKLRESKDMTPAIFLTSREDKDSLAQGYRAGADDYMKKPIDLEELLFRIEALLRRQTRHSRIILGEFELDTVAKKLCLNGKAVDITQKAVELLVLLFESKGEVVTIERIKDRLWSADQMPSEGALRVYITQLKKYFPYAILNIRGIGYQFRAENV, encoded by the coding sequence ATGTCCATACGACTTTTGGTACTTGAAGACGATAGATTATTCAACGAAACGCTCCAGGATTTTTTAGAAGAAGAGGGATTCATTATCGATTGCGCATTGGATCCCTACAGTGCTTTGGATTTTACGTATAAATTTAAATACGATATTTACCTTTTTGATGTCAATCTGCCCTATGAGAGCGGTTTTGACCTTTTGGAAAAATTAAGAGAAAGCAAAGATATGACGCCGGCTATTTTTTTGACCTCGCGAGAAGATAAAGACTCGCTTGCTCAGGGGTACAGGGCAGGGGCAGACGACTATATGAAGAAACCGATCGATTTGGAGGAGTTGCTATTTCGTATCGAGGCATTGCTGCGCCGTCAGACAAGACACAGCAGGATCATTTTAGGAGAGTTTGAGCTTGATACGGTTGCAAAAAAATTATGTTTAAACGGCAAAGCTGTTGATATAACGCAAAAAGCTGTCGAGCTTTTAGTGCTTCTTTTTGAGTCCAAAGGCGAAGTGGTAACGATTGAGAGGATCAAAGACCGGCTTTGGTCGGCAGATCAAATGCCAAGCGAGGGTGCTTTGCGGGTTTATATAACACAGCTTAAAAAATATTTCCCCTATGCAATTTTAAATATACGCGGTATCGGATATCAGTTCAGGGCGGAGAATGTATAA
- a CDS encoding two-component sensor histidine kinase, translated as MYKKIWIATSVYVLSVVCCLALIYFFMRESGFNEENFLIIGGVVVVLGWGVGHILSSHLLAPQASIDTNLSELINEVVHELNLPLSTIIANTALLKKHTEDEKSIKRIERIEAASHRLERLYKELVYGIKKELHPIAKERVALEQLLQERVDIFEAFERNPFEMQLEACSIYVDKIGFEKMIDNLLINAMKYSPKTKPIRLTLTEKTLVIADEGMGMDETQLVRVFERYYQGDKQQEGEGIGLALVKAYCDAEGIGIQVHSQKEKGTKIILNLAKMVHV; from the coding sequence ATGTATAAGAAAATATGGATAGCGACATCGGTATATGTTTTAAGCGTTGTCTGTTGTTTGGCTTTGATCTATTTTTTTATGCGGGAGAGCGGGTTTAACGAAGAAAATTTTTTGATCATCGGCGGAGTGGTAGTGGTATTGGGCTGGGGAGTGGGACATATTTTGTCCTCTCATTTGCTTGCGCCCCAAGCAAGTATTGACACAAATCTTTCTGAGCTGATCAATGAGGTTGTTCATGAATTAAATCTTCCTCTTTCTACCATCATCGCCAATACGGCATTGTTGAAAAAACATACCGAAGATGAAAAATCTATAAAGCGTATTGAGAGAATTGAAGCCGCTTCGCATAGGCTTGAAAGGCTTTACAAAGAATTGGTTTACGGCATTAAAAAAGAACTGCATCCTATCGCCAAAGAGAGGGTAGCTCTGGAGCAGTTATTGCAAGAGCGGGTGGATATTTTTGAAGCTTTTGAGAGAAATCCTTTCGAGATGCAACTCGAAGCCTGCAGCATCTATGTTGATAAAATAGGATTTGAAAAAATGATAGACAATCTCTTGATCAATGCCATGAAGTATTCTCCCAAAACAAAACCCATCAGACTGACTTTGACAGAAAAAACGCTTGTTATTGCAGATGAGGGAATGGGCATGGATGAAACGCAATTGGTGAGAGTGTTTGAGCGGTATTATCAAGGAGACAAGCAGCAAGAAGGAGAGGGGATAGGTTTGGCATTGGTAAAAGCCTATTGCGATGCGGAGGGCATAGGCATACAGGTGCATTCTCAAAAAGAAAAAGGCACAAAGATTATTTTAAATTTAGCCAAAATGGTTCACGTATGA
- a CDS encoding two-component system response regulator: protein MKKTILLLEDDHQLSGTVKQFLLYHDYEVLCAYDALQAGELVYEKHIDLMLLDVKVPHQNGFDFLHDLRNRKIQTPAIFITSLNSVEDVTRGFAMGCDDYIRKPFALKELLVRIESLIKRRYGTHDQRIALREGLCFDIKENLLLQGNKKIPLKAKEIKLLVLFLERPSELLTYETLFEALWEYGEEPSHGSLRTYIKTLRIIVGKEKIETVKHVGYRFVKE, encoded by the coding sequence ATGAAAAAAACTATTTTACTCCTGGAGGACGATCATCAGCTCAGTGGAACAGTGAAGCAGTTTCTTCTTTATCACGACTATGAAGTACTTTGTGCTTATGATGCGCTTCAGGCAGGGGAGCTTGTATATGAAAAACACATCGATTTGATGCTGCTTGATGTCAAGGTGCCCCATCAAAACGGTTTTGATTTTCTTCATGATCTTCGAAACAGGAAAATTCAGACTCCTGCCATCTTTATTACTTCGCTTAACAGCGTAGAAGATGTAACCCGGGGATTTGCTATGGGATGCGATGATTATATCCGCAAGCCTTTTGCGCTCAAGGAGCTTCTTGTCAGAATAGAATCTTTGATCAAGCGTCGCTATGGAACACACGACCAAAGGATTGCTTTGAGAGAAGGACTGTGTTTTGATATCAAAGAAAACCTTTTGCTGCAAGGCAATAAAAAAATCCCCCTTAAAGCAAAAGAGATAAAACTTCTTGTGTTGTTTCTGGAAAGACCTTCTGAGTTGTTGACCTATGAAACCCTATTTGAAGCTTTGTGGGAGTATGGCGAAGAGCCGAGTCACGGCAGTCTTCGCACCTACATCAAAACACTTCGGATAATTGTCGGGAAAGAAAAAATTGAAACAGTGAAGCACGTAGGATATCGCTTTGTTAAAGAGTGA
- a CDS encoding TonB-dependent receptor codes for MKKVICLSIATSFFLHAANVELGTIEVEEKIETEVIKDVSSEEIKSADAAEGLANESSSVWLVRRSGISNDIIVRGQKKDNINVTIDGTKVFGACPNRMDPPISHILTNNIEYIEMIEGPYNVEDFGVLSADVKVHTKKPTEETTGEVNLGFGSWGYKKASFNVSGGGEKVKFLLSGSTESGEQYEDGDGNDFVEQIAENGLDASGSQYQPKYQNLDAFEKKTVMAKMFWNIADNQELRLSYTGNRSDDILYPSTAMDALYDDSDIFNIEYTAKDLGKYSKALDVQLYQSEVDHPMSTLYRKAAADITKEMTHHLDTKTQGAKIKNSFDVENHTVTAGLDYSVRNWDGAFYKNGVFQYTSLYDVDTENYALFLKDTFRMDKLEWNVGLRYDDTEITSQKAGHPINDYSELNGYISGTYHADENTQYFAGIGKSSRVPDARELYIFMKGVQVGSLELENTINYELDMGIEKKFENATFKGKAFYSMLKDFIAYNSSKTSMFFENVDATIYGLELSGTYVASESLYFDYGMSYQRGKKDDPLTGQTSTNLPEIPPFKFNAALNYLYDESLTFRAELVASDEWSEYDYDNGEQELDAYAVLNLKGTKQLNKNLELTVGIDNVFDSTYTTANTYEDLTLLEAGEDIMLLNNPGRYVYTNIKFKF; via the coding sequence ATGAAAAAAGTGATTTGTCTTTCTATTGCAACTTCATTCTTTTTGCATGCGGCAAATGTGGAGCTTGGAACGATTGAAGTAGAAGAAAAAATAGAAACTGAAGTGATCAAGGATGTAAGCAGCGAAGAGATCAAGTCTGCGGACGCGGCAGAAGGACTTGCCAATGAGTCTTCAAGCGTATGGCTTGTCAGAAGAAGCGGTATCTCGAATGATATCATCGTCAGAGGACAAAAAAAAGACAACATCAACGTCACCATCGACGGAACGAAAGTATTCGGTGCCTGCCCTAACAGGATGGATCCCCCGATTTCGCATATACTCACGAACAATATTGAATACATTGAGATGATCGAGGGGCCTTACAATGTAGAGGATTTCGGCGTATTGAGTGCTGATGTAAAGGTGCATACCAAAAAACCGACCGAAGAGACTACGGGTGAAGTCAATCTCGGATTTGGAAGCTGGGGATACAAAAAAGCTTCTTTCAATGTCAGCGGCGGGGGAGAAAAAGTAAAATTCCTGCTTAGCGGCTCCACCGAATCAGGAGAACAGTACGAAGACGGAGACGGCAACGACTTTGTAGAGCAGATCGCAGAAAACGGATTGGATGCAAGCGGTTCGCAGTATCAGCCGAAATATCAAAATCTCGATGCGTTTGAAAAGAAAACCGTGATGGCAAAAATGTTTTGGAACATTGCTGACAATCAAGAATTGAGGCTGAGCTACACGGGCAACCGAAGTGATGACATTCTTTATCCTTCTACAGCAATGGACGCGCTGTATGATGATTCGGATATCTTCAACATCGAATACACCGCAAAAGATCTGGGCAAGTACTCCAAAGCGTTGGATGTGCAGCTTTACCAGTCAGAAGTAGACCATCCGATGTCAACACTCTATCGCAAGGCTGCAGCTGATATAACAAAAGAAATGACGCACCATTTGGATACGAAAACCCAGGGGGCGAAAATCAAAAACAGTTTTGACGTGGAGAATCATACGGTCACAGCAGGACTGGACTACAGCGTAAGAAATTGGGACGGGGCATTTTATAAAAACGGCGTATTCCAGTATACTAGCCTTTATGATGTGGATACCGAAAACTATGCACTCTTTTTGAAAGATACCTTTAGGATGGATAAACTTGAGTGGAACGTAGGTTTAAGATATGACGACACGGAAATCACTTCGCAAAAAGCCGGACATCCGATCAATGATTACAGTGAACTCAACGGCTATATCTCCGGAACCTATCATGCGGATGAAAATACCCAGTATTTTGCCGGGATCGGCAAATCCTCCAGGGTGCCTGATGCCAGAGAGCTTTATATTTTCATGAAAGGCGTACAGGTAGGTTCGCTTGAATTGGAAAATACAATCAACTATGAACTGGATATGGGAATTGAGAAGAAGTTTGAAAATGCTACTTTCAAAGGAAAAGCATTTTACAGTATGCTCAAAGACTTTATCGCTTACAATTCAAGTAAAACCTCCATGTTCTTTGAAAATGTGGATGCGACCATTTACGGGCTGGAGCTAAGCGGAACATACGTAGCGAGCGAATCGCTTTATTTTGACTATGGCATGTCGTACCAAAGAGGCAAAAAAGATGATCCGCTGACAGGACAAACTTCAACCAATCTGCCTGAAATCCCGCCGTTTAAATTCAATGCAGCGCTTAACTACCTGTATGATGAAAGTTTAACCTTCAGGGCTGAATTGGTTGCTTCGGATGAATGGAGCGAGTATGACTATGATAACGGGGAGCAGGAACTGGATGCTTATGCGGTGCTCAACCTTAAGGGTACAAAACAGCTTAATAAAAATCTTGAGCTGACAGTGGGAATTGACAACGTGTTTGACAGCACCTACACCACAGCCAATACTTATGAAGACTTGACATTGCTTGAAGCCGGAGAGGACATCATGCTTCTCAATAACCCGGGACGCTACGTTTATACCAATATCAAATTCAAGTTTTAA
- the acpP gene encoding acyl carrier protein, with the protein MALFDDVKEVVVEQLNVSPDEVKEESRFVEDLGADSLDVVELVMALEEKFDIEIPDDQAEAIATVADAIKFIENV; encoded by the coding sequence ATGGCATTATTTGACGATGTGAAGGAAGTAGTTGTAGAGCAGCTCAACGTGAGCCCGGATGAAGTAAAAGAGGAGTCCAGATTTGTTGAAGATCTTGGGGCTGACAGTCTTGATGTGGTTGAGTTGGTTATGGCGCTTGAAGAGAAATTTGATATCGAAATTCCTGATGATCAAGCTGAGGCGATTGCAACAGTGGCAGATGCCATCAAATTTATCGAAAACGTATAA
- a CDS encoding beta-ketoacyl-ACP synthase II (FabF; beta-ketoacyl-ACP synthase II, KASII; catalyzes a condensation reaction in fatty acid biosynthesis: addition of an acyl acceptor of two carbons from malonyl-ACP; required for the elongation of short-chain unsaturated acyl-ACP) — protein sequence MRRVVVTGLGMINALGLDKESAFSAIIEGKAGVRLIESFDTKDQTVKIAAEITNFDPFTVLDPKEAKKADRFIQLGLKAAAEAMEDAKLPEDFDRERFGVASASGIGGLPNIEKNSIVCELKGSRRISPFFIPSSLVNMLGGFVSIYQGLKGPNLASVTACAAGTHAIGEAAKSIMVGTADKMLVVGAESAICPVGIGGFAAMKALSTRNDDAAGSSRPFDAERDGFVMGEGAGAIVLEVYEDAIARGATIYGELIGFGESGDANHITTPTMDGPLRAMRGAYMMAGEPKVDYVNAHGTSTPVNDKNETAALKTLFGGKENCPPVSSTKGQTGHCLGAAGTIEAVITLMAMRDGVLPPTINYTTPDENCDLDYVPNAARKAEINVAMSNSFGFGGTNGVVIFKKI from the coding sequence GTGAGAAGAGTAGTAGTAACAGGATTAGGGATGATAAATGCTCTAGGACTTGATAAAGAGAGCGCATTTTCTGCCATTATAGAAGGAAAGGCAGGCGTTAGACTTATCGAATCGTTTGACACGAAAGACCAAACAGTCAAAATCGCTGCTGAGATTACAAATTTTGATCCTTTTACTGTACTTGATCCCAAAGAAGCAAAAAAAGCAGACCGGTTTATCCAGCTTGGGCTTAAAGCCGCAGCTGAAGCCATGGAAGACGCAAAGCTTCCGGAAGATTTTGACAGGGAGAGATTTGGTGTCGCTTCTGCTTCCGGGATCGGCGGACTTCCCAATATTGAAAAAAATTCTATAGTTTGCGAACTTAAGGGCTCAAGAAGAATCTCTCCGTTTTTTATCCCTTCATCGCTGGTCAATATGCTCGGCGGGTTTGTTTCTATCTATCAAGGCCTTAAGGGACCCAACCTTGCTTCGGTTACTGCTTGTGCAGCAGGTACGCATGCCATCGGTGAAGCGGCCAAAAGTATTATGGTGGGCACTGCTGATAAAATGCTTGTAGTCGGAGCAGAGTCTGCTATTTGTCCTGTAGGAATCGGAGGATTTGCCGCAATGAAAGCGCTTTCAACCAGAAATGATGATGCCGCAGGATCATCAAGACCCTTTGATGCAGAACGCGATGGATTTGTTATGGGTGAAGGCGCCGGCGCTATAGTGCTAGAGGTGTATGAGGATGCAATTGCCAGAGGCGCAACAATCTACGGAGAGCTCATTGGATTTGGTGAAAGCGGTGACGCCAACCACATCACTACTCCGACAATGGATGGGCCGCTTCGCGCGATGAGAGGTGCGTATATGATGGCAGGAGAACCAAAAGTGGATTATGTGAATGCCCACGGGACATCAACGCCGGTTAATGATAAAAATGAAACCGCAGCGCTTAAAACACTGTTCGGAGGAAAAGAAAACTGCCCGCCTGTAAGTTCAACCAAAGGACAGACAGGGCATTGTCTTGGTGCTGCAGGTACGATTGAAGCAGTGATCACATTGATGGCTATGAGAGATGGCGTGCTTCCCCCCACTATAAATTATACGACGCCTGATGAAAATTGCGACTTGGATTATGTGCCTAATGCCGCAAGAAAAGCAGAAATAAACGTAGCGATGAGCAATTCATTTGGTTTTGGTGGTACCAACGGGGTCGTCATCTTTAAAAAAATATAA